In Methylobacterium aquaticum, the following are encoded in one genomic region:
- a CDS encoding flagellar biosynthesis protein FlgA: MNRPQTFAAGPARAGYRVALVGAGEFGATFAAQVRRISALTLSVVCDRDLARAQRALAQAGYARDEVTACGSRSEILAAVEGGRVAVCEDFHLLRDLPLDIVVEATGLPEAAAAIAEAATASGYATALVTKEAEIVVGPLLAARAREAGLVHTPVDGDQPSLVMGLIARAAALGLPVVAAGKSTESDYVFDPAAGTVEAWGRRVPVAGYAPLFEGADLLACLPSRVVPGLAVGTVPDLCEMGIVANHCGLGVDRPGLHAPVARTIELPRLFRPRDEGGLLTRTGVVEIFACLRRPDEISFAGGTFVVVEAPDRATGRLLAQKGIPGCGEGRYLLLHNPVHLLGVEAPISVLSALRDGRSTGGADVRQRLDLVARTERAFAAGEIFALAERHALPGIAPELRPARTLAPDAALPYYLLPGCRLAQPLAAGALVTVSDIIPPEDSVLWRLRRAQDTRPDLQ, from the coding sequence ATGAACCGACCGCAGACCTTCGCCGCCGGGCCCGCTCGCGCGGGGTACAGGGTCGCACTCGTCGGGGCGGGCGAGTTCGGCGCCACCTTCGCCGCGCAGGTGAGGCGCATCTCGGCGCTGACGCTGAGCGTGGTTTGCGACCGCGACCTCGCACGGGCGCAGCGCGCCCTCGCGCAGGCGGGCTATGCCCGCGACGAGGTCACGGCCTGCGGCAGCCGGAGCGAGATCCTGGCGGCGGTCGAGGGCGGGCGGGTCGCGGTCTGCGAGGATTTCCACCTGCTGCGCGACCTGCCCCTCGACATCGTCGTCGAGGCGACCGGGCTGCCGGAGGCGGCGGCGGCCATCGCCGAGGCGGCGACCGCATCGGGTTACGCCACCGCCCTCGTCACCAAGGAGGCGGAGATCGTCGTCGGGCCGCTGCTCGCCGCGCGGGCGCGGGAGGCCGGCCTCGTCCACACTCCGGTCGACGGCGACCAGCCGAGCCTCGTCATGGGGCTGATCGCCCGGGCCGCCGCCCTCGGCCTGCCGGTCGTGGCGGCGGGCAAGTCGACCGAATCCGACTACGTCTTCGATCCGGCCGCCGGCACGGTCGAGGCCTGGGGCCGGCGCGTGCCGGTCGCGGGCTACGCGCCGCTCTTCGAGGGCGCCGACCTCCTCGCCTGTCTGCCCAGTCGGGTCGTGCCGGGACTCGCGGTCGGCACGGTGCCGGATCTGTGCGAGATGGGCATTGTCGCCAACCATTGCGGCCTCGGAGTCGACCGGCCGGGCCTGCACGCGCCGGTAGCGCGCACCATCGAGCTGCCGCGCCTGTTCCGGCCGCGGGACGAGGGTGGCCTGCTTACCCGGACCGGCGTGGTGGAGATCTTCGCCTGCTTGCGCCGGCCCGACGAGATCAGCTTCGCGGGCGGCACCTTCGTCGTCGTCGAGGCGCCCGACCGTGCCACCGGGCGGTTGCTCGCCCAGAAGGGTATCCCGGGCTGCGGCGAGGGTCGCTACCTGCTACTGCACAATCCCGTCCATCTGCTCGGCGTCGAGGCGCCGATCTCGGTCCTCTCGGCCCTGCGCGACGGGCGCTCGACCGGGGGTGCCGACGTGCGCCAGCGCCTCGACCTCGTGGCCCGGACCGAGCGGGCCTTCGCGGCGGGCGAGATCTTCGCGCTGGCCGAGCGGCACGCCCTCCCGGGCATCGCGCCGGAGCTTCGCCCGGCCCGAACGCTCGCCCCGGATGCTGCGCTGCCCTACTACCTCCTGCCGGGCTGCCGCCTCGCTCAGCCGCTCGCCGCCGGCGCCCTGGTCACCGTGTCGGACATTATCCCGCCCGAGGACAGCGTGCTTTGGCGTTTACGGCGTGCGCAGGACACCCGACCGGATCTCCAATGA
- a CDS encoding (2Fe-2S)-binding protein yields MASESPDREHAVAFTLNGESVRIRVPSRMHLGDLLRGSFGLTGVHLGCEHGVCGACTILVDGRAVRSCLILGVQADGATVETVEGLTESGRIKDLQDAFHTRNALQCGYCTPGMLVTAAELLADEEACSSRDDIRAAISGNYCRCTGYHAIVDAIAATAEARRGTAE; encoded by the coding sequence ATGGCATCTGAGAGCCCGGACCGCGAGCACGCGGTCGCGTTCACCCTGAACGGCGAGTCGGTGCGCATCCGGGTCCCGTCGCGGATGCATCTCGGCGACCTGCTGCGGGGCTCCTTCGGGCTGACGGGGGTCCATCTCGGCTGCGAGCACGGCGTCTGCGGTGCCTGCACCATCCTGGTCGACGGGCGCGCGGTGCGCTCCTGCCTGATCCTCGGGGTGCAGGCCGACGGCGCCACCGTCGAGACCGTCGAGGGGCTGACGGAGAGCGGGCGCATCAAGGACCTGCAGGATGCCTTCCACACCCGCAACGCCTTGCAATGCGGGTATTGTACCCCCGGCATGCTGGTGACCGCCGCTGAATTGCTGGCGGACGAGGAGGCATGCTCCTCGCGGGACGACATCCGCGCGGCGATCTCGGGCAATTACTGCCGCTGCACCGGCTATCACGCCATCGTCGATGCCATCGCGGCGACGGCCGAGGCCCGCCGGGGGACCGCCGAATGA
- a CDS encoding Bug family tripartite tricarboxylate transporter substrate binding protein has product MFRRIAAAAAMLAASCGLAAASWKPAKTVEFVAVSGPGGGTDQFARTVQSIIAKHRLMEVSTVVVTKGGGSGAEGLVYGGTSAGDPHKLVFATNNAWLLPLVAKLAFKPSDLTPVAALAVDEFLIWVHAGSPHRSIAEFVAAARSAPFAVKFAGSQAKDTDQILVKQIEAAAGAQVTYLPFKGGGEAGIQLAGGHVDANVNNPNENIGHWKGGLVRPLCVFSPTRLTDSAKVTGTAGWADIPTCREAGLTIDQYQMPRTVFLPGKVPSEAVAYYADVLRRVHETPEWRDYIQRTVQTSRFLAGAEFAAFIRADEQRGRDTITRAGWLVQ; this is encoded by the coding sequence ATGTTCAGACGGATCGCGGCCGCGGCGGCCATGCTCGCCGCCTCCTGCGGGTTGGCTGCCGCATCGTGGAAGCCGGCGAAGACGGTCGAGTTCGTCGCCGTTTCGGGACCGGGCGGCGGCACCGACCAGTTCGCCCGCACCGTGCAGTCGATCATCGCCAAGCACCGGCTGATGGAGGTCTCGACGGTGGTCGTCACCAAGGGCGGCGGCTCGGGCGCCGAGGGCCTCGTCTATGGCGGGACATCGGCGGGCGATCCGCACAAGCTCGTCTTCGCCACCAACAATGCCTGGCTCCTGCCCCTCGTCGCCAAGCTCGCCTTCAAGCCGAGTGATCTGACCCCGGTGGCGGCGCTCGCCGTCGACGAGTTCCTGATCTGGGTTCATGCCGGCTCGCCCCACCGGAGCATCGCCGAGTTCGTGGCAGCGGCGCGGTCCGCGCCCTTCGCGGTCAAGTTCGCCGGGAGCCAGGCCAAGGATACCGACCAAATCCTGGTCAAGCAGATCGAGGCCGCCGCCGGTGCGCAAGTGACCTACCTGCCGTTCAAGGGCGGCGGCGAGGCCGGAATCCAGCTCGCGGGCGGCCATGTCGACGCCAACGTCAACAACCCCAACGAGAATATCGGTCACTGGAAGGGCGGTCTGGTGCGGCCGCTCTGCGTGTTCTCGCCCACCCGCCTCACCGATTCCGCCAAGGTGACGGGGACGGCCGGCTGGGCCGACATCCCGACCTGCCGCGAGGCCGGGCTCACCATCGACCAGTACCAGATGCCCCGCACGGTGTTCCTGCCCGGCAAGGTCCCGTCCGAGGCGGTCGCCTACTATGCCGATGTGCTGCGGCGGGTGCACGAGACGCCCGAGTGGCGCGACTACATCCAGCGCACGGTACAGACCAGCCGATTTCTCGCCGGCGCCGAGTTCGCGGCCTTCATCCGGGCTGACGAGCAGCGGGGCCGCGACACCATCACCCGCGCCGGATGGCTGGTCCAGTGA
- a CDS encoding PQQ-dependent sugar dehydrogenase encodes MSLSNAFAQGVSLIGGAASRLRRFRDGSYEPAWGSAPTIPTAKPQGRLMTLKMPSARGWSPGQLPVAAPGLKVNAFATGLDHPRWLHVLPNGDVLVAESSGEPRKVMRHLFDHAMTATMKRARAAGVSANRITLLRDTDGDGVAETCEPFLTGLSQPFGMALVEDKFYVGNTDGIFVFPYAEGTTRIAGPGRKLVDFKPGGHWTRSLLVSADGRKLYAGVGSLSNIGDDGMAVEEGRAAVYELDLASGRSRIFASGLRNPVGLAWEPSTNVLWTVVNERDGLGDETPPDYLTSVQDGGFYGWPYSYWGQTVDDRVPQDAAAVARAITPDYALGGHTASLGLCWMPAGTLPGFPDGMAIGQHGSWNRSTLSGYKLVFVPFENGHPSGPARDILSGFLAPDESVSYGRPVGVTLGPDKSLLMADDVGNVVWRVTGA; translated from the coding sequence TTGAGCTTGTCGAATGCATTTGCACAAGGCGTTTCGTTGATCGGTGGAGCCGCGTCCAGGCTGCGGCGATTTCGCGATGGCAGCTACGAACCTGCCTGGGGCAGTGCGCCCACCATTCCGACCGCGAAGCCGCAGGGCCGGCTCATGACGCTGAAGATGCCCTCGGCACGCGGGTGGTCACCGGGGCAGCTTCCGGTCGCTGCTCCCGGCCTGAAGGTCAATGCCTTCGCCACCGGGCTGGACCACCCCCGCTGGCTTCATGTGCTCCCGAACGGGGATGTACTGGTCGCCGAATCATCCGGCGAGCCGCGCAAGGTCATGCGGCACCTGTTCGACCACGCCATGACCGCAACGATGAAGCGCGCCCGCGCCGCGGGGGTGAGTGCAAACCGCATCACGCTGCTGCGCGACACGGATGGTGACGGTGTGGCGGAGACGTGCGAGCCGTTCCTCACGGGCCTCAGCCAGCCGTTCGGCATGGCCCTCGTGGAGGACAAGTTCTACGTCGGCAACACCGACGGCATCTTCGTATTTCCCTACGCCGAGGGCACCACCAGGATCGCCGGGCCGGGCCGCAAGCTGGTCGACTTCAAGCCGGGCGGCCATTGGACACGCAGCTTGCTGGTCAGCGCGGACGGGAGGAAGCTGTATGCCGGCGTCGGCTCTCTGAGCAACATCGGCGACGACGGCATGGCGGTCGAAGAGGGCCGCGCGGCCGTCTACGAACTCGACCTCGCCAGCGGCAGGAGCCGCATCTTCGCCTCGGGACTGCGCAATCCTGTCGGCCTCGCATGGGAACCAAGCACGAACGTGCTGTGGACGGTGGTCAACGAGCGCGACGGGTTGGGCGACGAGACGCCGCCGGACTATCTCACGTCCGTGCAGGATGGTGGGTTCTATGGCTGGCCGTACTCGTATTGGGGGCAGACAGTAGACGACCGCGTGCCGCAGGACGCCGCCGCCGTCGCCCGCGCGATCACACCGGACTATGCGCTGGGCGGCCATACCGCATCGCTGGGTCTTTGCTGGATGCCGGCAGGAACGCTGCCAGGCTTCCCGGATGGCATGGCGATCGGGCAGCACGGCTCCTGGAACCGCAGCACGTTGAGCGGCTACAAGCTTGTCTTCGTGCCGTTCGAGAACGGGCACCCGTCCGGCCCGGCTCGCGACATCCTGTCGGGGTTCCTGGCGCCGGACGAGAGTGTCTCGTATGGCAGGCCGGTTGGCGTCACGCTCGGTCCCGATAAGTCGCTGCTGATGGCCGACGACGTCGGCAACGTGGTCTGGCGTGTGACCGGGGCCTGA
- a CDS encoding TetR/AcrR family transcriptional regulator encodes MPTGRRLSPEARERQIVEGAVAYFAEVGLDGHTRELARRLGITQPLLFRYFPTKAALIERIYEEVYLNRWDAGWELTVRDTALPCLERFRLFEIDYQRRIDDYSWLRIFVSAGLKGFDLPSRYLGLVRERIFAPLLEGMRAESGLPSPQAQPLSADEFELLFGIHGALVYVGLRSRVYGIDGIADRDAVRAAMLDAALPGLLATHRRVVAAAASGTERR; translated from the coding sequence ATGCCGACCGGCCGGCGGCTCAGCCCGGAGGCGCGGGAGCGCCAGATCGTCGAGGGGGCGGTCGCCTATTTCGCCGAGGTCGGCCTCGACGGGCACACCCGCGAACTGGCCCGCCGGCTCGGCATCACGCAGCCACTGCTGTTCCGCTACTTCCCAACCAAGGCGGCGCTGATCGAACGCATCTACGAGGAGGTCTATCTCAACCGCTGGGATGCCGGCTGGGAGTTAACGGTGCGCGACACCGCCCTCCCCTGCCTCGAACGCTTCCGGCTGTTCGAGATCGATTACCAGCGCCGGATCGACGATTACTCGTGGCTGCGGATCTTCGTCTCGGCGGGGCTGAAGGGTTTCGACTTGCCGAGCCGCTACCTGGGACTCGTCCGCGAGCGCATCTTCGCGCCGCTGCTTGAAGGGATGCGGGCCGAATCGGGCTTGCCGAGCCCCCAGGCGCAACCGCTCTCGGCCGACGAGTTCGAGCTCCTCTTCGGAATCCACGGCGCCCTCGTCTATGTCGGCCTGCGCTCGCGGGTCTACGGCATCGACGGCATAGCCGACCGGGACGCCGTGCGTGCCGCGATGCTCGACGCCGCCCTGCCGGGACTGCTCGCCACCCATCGCCGGGTGGTCGCGGCAGCCGCCTCCGGGACGGAGCGGCGGTGA
- a CDS encoding FAD binding domain-containing protein — protein MKAPDFAYARPASLDAALALLAEHGTDAVPLAGGQSLVTALNMRLSTPGLLVDLNAIPGLAGVSEADGVVRIGAMTRHRDVGTALVRDRLPLLAAALPHIAHPAIRNRGTIGGSVALADPATEWPACCLAAGATILVQGPKAERRIAADDFFLGLYTTALEPGEIVTAVEFPVPGPDAVWGFEELSRRHGDYALVGLAATAERGESGLTKLRLAFFGVADRPVLAVKAAAAIEAGDVAGAQAALGDELDPPDDPVTKAATRLHLARVVLGRVAARMRDGSVSEESHHGI, from the coding sequence TTGAAGGCGCCTGATTTCGCCTATGCGCGCCCGGCGTCCCTCGACGCCGCGCTGGCCCTGCTCGCCGAGCACGGGACGGACGCCGTGCCGCTCGCCGGCGGCCAGAGCCTCGTCACAGCCCTCAACATGCGGCTCTCCACCCCTGGCCTGCTGGTCGACCTGAACGCGATCCCCGGCCTTGCGGGCGTCTCGGAGGCGGACGGCGTGGTGCGGATCGGCGCCATGACCCGCCACCGGGACGTCGGTACCGCCCTCGTCCGGGATCGCCTGCCGCTGCTGGCCGCCGCCCTGCCGCACATCGCCCATCCGGCGATTCGCAACCGCGGTACGATCGGCGGTTCCGTCGCGCTCGCCGACCCCGCCACCGAGTGGCCCGCCTGCTGCCTGGCGGCGGGGGCCACCATCCTGGTGCAGGGCCCGAAGGCCGAGCGGCGGATCGCGGCAGACGATTTCTTCCTTGGCCTCTACACGACAGCGCTGGAGCCCGGCGAGATCGTCACGGCGGTCGAGTTTCCGGTGCCGGGCCCCGACGCCGTGTGGGGCTTCGAGGAATTGTCCCGCCGCCACGGCGACTACGCCCTCGTCGGCCTCGCTGCGACGGCCGAGCGCGGCGAGTCCGGCCTCACGAAGCTTCGCCTCGCCTTCTTCGGCGTGGCCGACCGGCCGGTCCTGGCGGTGAAGGCCGCCGCCGCCATCGAGGCGGGCGACGTCGCCGGCGCACAGGCCGCCCTCGGCGACGAACTCGACCCGCCGGACGATCCGGTCACCAAGGCCGCGACGCGGCTTCACCTCGCCCGCGTCGTCCTCGGCCGCGTGGCGGCGCGGATGCGCGACGGCTCCGTCTCGGAGGAGAGCCACCATGGCATCTGA
- a CDS encoding ABC transporter substrate-binding protein, whose protein sequence is MGTGFDRRRLLQGSAAASALALAAPAFLRSASAQGGPIRIGFPTPLTGAFGAEANDQVRAAQLAIKEFNDAGGFQGRNAELLVRDDKLNPGEAATRTLELIEKDKVNFLVGGLSAAVTLSINNVARERGVIYNSISQSDAINEAKDFGRTTFHEALNPHMTAGAVGRYVFPKSGKRVAFLSADYAYGHEMMRGFKRAGEASGIEVVADIRHPIGASDYSAFLPRIAALKPDVLCLCNFGRDQVVSIQQATEFGLKRNTKLVAPVLLFTSRKAGGDAFDGVIGGTSYYWRLEDSVPTAKAFNDRFRAAYNGAVPSDYGALGYAGVRSVLEGVKAAGSVETDKVIAAMEALKADFYKGPQSFRKCDHQSVQSVLIVESKSKTMKTPDDVFTILGTEGPDERSLRSCDELGHKA, encoded by the coding sequence ATGGGAACGGGCTTCGACAGGCGCCGGCTGCTCCAGGGTAGCGCCGCCGCATCCGCGCTGGCGCTCGCCGCCCCGGCATTCCTGCGCTCCGCCTCGGCGCAAGGGGGCCCGATCCGGATCGGCTTCCCGACGCCGCTGACCGGCGCCTTCGGGGCCGAGGCGAACGATCAGGTCCGCGCGGCCCAACTCGCGATCAAGGAGTTCAACGACGCCGGCGGTTTCCAGGGTCGCAACGCCGAGCTTCTGGTGCGCGACGACAAGCTCAATCCCGGGGAGGCCGCGACCCGGACCCTCGAACTCATCGAGAAGGACAAGGTTAACTTCCTCGTCGGCGGGCTCTCGGCGGCGGTGACGCTCTCGATCAACAACGTGGCTCGCGAGCGTGGGGTGATCTACAATTCGATCAGCCAGTCCGACGCCATCAACGAGGCCAAGGATTTCGGCCGCACCACCTTCCACGAGGCCCTGAACCCGCACATGACCGCCGGGGCGGTCGGCCGCTACGTCTTCCCGAAATCGGGCAAGCGCGTCGCCTTCCTCAGCGCCGACTACGCCTACGGGCACGAGATGATGCGCGGCTTCAAGCGCGCAGGCGAGGCCTCCGGGATCGAGGTCGTGGCCGACATCCGCCACCCGATCGGCGCCTCCGACTATTCGGCCTTCCTGCCTCGGATCGCCGCGCTCAAGCCCGACGTGCTGTGCCTGTGCAATTTCGGCCGGGATCAGGTCGTGTCGATCCAGCAGGCCACCGAGTTCGGCCTGAAGCGCAACACCAAGCTCGTGGCGCCGGTTCTCCTTTTCACCTCCCGCAAGGCCGGCGGCGACGCCTTCGACGGGGTGATCGGCGGCACCTCGTACTACTGGCGTCTCGAGGACAGCGTACCGACCGCGAAGGCGTTCAACGACCGCTTCCGCGCCGCCTATAACGGCGCCGTGCCGTCGGATTACGGCGCGCTCGGCTATGCCGGCGTCCGCTCGGTGCTGGAAGGCGTGAAGGCCGCGGGCTCGGTCGAGACCGACAAGGTCATCGCCGCGATGGAGGCCTTGAAGGCCGATTTCTACAAGGGACCCCAGAGCTTCCGGAAGTGCGACCACCAGTCGGTCCAGTCGGTGCTGATCGTCGAATCGAAGTCGAAGACCATGAAGACCCCCGATGACGTCTTCACGATCCTCGGCACGGAAGGGCCGGACGAGCGCTCCCTGCGCAGCTGCGACGAACTCGGCCACAAGGCGTGA
- a CDS encoding FAD binding domain-containing protein, translating into MKPLNIAVIGGSIAGLTAACLLARSGHGVRVFERSAGPLAGRGAGIVTHPGLRSVLTRCGSPAGAADLGVTVEGRRVLDRDGQVIAERSLPQILAGWGRLYRLLLDALPSDSISYDTALSSVAHQGDQVVACLANGCRVPADLLVGADGQFSMVRSQFLPTVAPAYAGYVAWRAVVDEAALSPKTREAICGHFAFCLPPGEQILGYPVSGREEGIEAKRRFNAVWYRPTPETALNALLTDTGGVRHALSIPPGRIKAEVLAGMRADAERILAPPFTEVMLRADNPFLQAILDIETPTMVPARGVALLGDAAFVARPHVGMDVTKAMEDAAALVDALDAEAGDVGAALAAFDRRRCAYGAAIVARGRDLGAYLQAQQHGAAERLAAERFRSLEEVVAGTAVPPDVALG; encoded by the coding sequence ATGAAGCCACTCAACATCGCCGTCATCGGCGGCTCGATCGCCGGACTCACCGCGGCGTGCCTGCTCGCGCGGAGCGGACATGGCGTCCGTGTGTTCGAGCGCTCGGCGGGCCCGCTCGCGGGCCGCGGCGCGGGGATCGTCACGCATCCGGGTCTCCGATCGGTGCTGACGCGCTGCGGCAGCCCGGCGGGCGCGGCGGATCTCGGCGTGACCGTCGAGGGCCGCAGAGTCCTCGACCGGGACGGGCAAGTGATCGCCGAGCGGAGCCTGCCGCAGATCCTCGCGGGCTGGGGGCGCCTCTACCGCCTGCTGCTCGATGCGCTACCGTCGGACAGCATCTCCTACGACACAGCGCTTTCGAGCGTCGCGCACCAGGGGGATCAGGTCGTCGCATGTCTCGCCAATGGCTGCCGCGTCCCGGCGGATCTCCTCGTCGGTGCCGACGGACAGTTCTCGATGGTGCGGAGCCAGTTCCTGCCGACCGTGGCGCCGGCCTATGCGGGCTACGTGGCGTGGCGCGCGGTCGTGGACGAAGCGGCACTCTCGCCGAAGACCCGCGAGGCGATCTGCGGCCATTTCGCGTTCTGTCTGCCTCCCGGCGAGCAGATTCTCGGTTATCCCGTCTCGGGGCGGGAGGAAGGGATCGAGGCCAAGCGCAGGTTCAACGCGGTCTGGTACAGGCCGACCCCGGAGACGGCGCTCAACGCGCTGCTGACCGATACCGGCGGGGTCCGCCACGCGCTCTCGATCCCGCCCGGCCGGATCAAGGCCGAGGTGCTGGCCGGCATGCGCGCCGACGCGGAGCGGATCCTCGCGCCGCCGTTCACCGAGGTCATGCTGCGGGCCGACAACCCGTTCCTCCAGGCCATCCTGGACATCGAGACCCCGACTATGGTTCCAGCCCGCGGCGTCGCACTGCTCGGCGATGCCGCCTTTGTCGCCCGTCCGCATGTTGGGATGGACGTGACCAAGGCGATGGAGGACGCGGCCGCCCTGGTGGACGCCCTCGACGCGGAGGCCGGCGACGTCGGGGCGGCGCTCGCGGCCTTCGATCGCCGCCGATGCGCCTACGGCGCGGCGATCGTGGCGCGGGGGCGGGATCTCGGCGCCTATCTCCAGGCGCAGCAGCACGGGGCGGCGGAGCGGCTGGCGGCGGAACGGTTCCGCAGTCTCGAGGAGGTCGTTGCCGGGACCGCGGTCCCACCGGACGTCGCCCTCGGGTGA
- a CDS encoding xanthine dehydrogenase family protein molybdopterin-binding subunit, translated as MSRDAPGLTFLDRPNSYIGRSVPRPNARRLLEGRGVYVDDVAASRIGHVAFLRSPHAHARLVSLETGDAKAMPGVIAVVSGRELAEVCTPWIGVLGHFKGLRSAPQHALAIDRVTWVGEPFCAVVARSRAEAEDALAAILVEFEPLPAVVDMETALDPETPPIHAALGDNLAFERVLDVGEVDAAFRGAAVVVEETYRFGRHTGVCLEPRAIMADWAAADGMLTVHHSFQAPHMMQDILCKHLSLPEGGVRVICKDVGGSFGIKVHIYPDEMATCALALMLKRPVKFVADRLESFQSDIHARDHRVTARMAFSAEGDILALDMDDLTGIGPYSVYPRTSAVEANQVVNLTGGPYRHQHYRARARVVLQNKAPTCQYRAVGHPIATMVAEGLVDLGAAKLGLDPLAIRERNVIPDDAYPCAGVSGIKLEKLSHQAALAKLKAMMDYDGLRAEQARLRAKGIHRGIGLAAFIEITNPSAAFYGVGGARISSQDGCTIRLDPQGGVVASVSVTEQGQGTEGIIAQIVATAAGVPMETVRVISGDTQATPYGGGTWASRGAGIGGEAAWQAGKALRANVLAVAGAILQADPESLDIRDGAVVDRDAGTERMALSELGRIVYFRPDTLPPGVQPEFVATRHYVPKDYPFAFTNGVQASYVEVDTETGFVKLLKHWCVEDCGTVLNPLLVDEQIRGGIVQGIGGALFEHCLYDAEGQLLNGSMADYLVPMAVEMPDIEVAHVVSATASSELGAKGAGEAGTAGAPAAVVNAINDALRPFTARVSRQPVTPEVILEALGLI; from the coding sequence ATGAGCCGCGACGCCCCCGGCCTCACCTTCCTCGACCGGCCGAACAGCTATATCGGCCGCTCGGTCCCCCGCCCGAACGCGAGGCGCTTGCTGGAGGGCCGCGGCGTCTACGTGGACGACGTGGCGGCCTCTCGCATCGGCCACGTCGCCTTCCTGCGCAGCCCCCACGCCCATGCCCGCCTCGTCTCGCTGGAGACCGGCGACGCGAAGGCGATGCCCGGCGTGATCGCGGTTGTGTCGGGCCGCGAACTCGCGGAGGTCTGCACGCCGTGGATCGGGGTGCTCGGCCACTTCAAGGGCCTGCGCTCGGCACCCCAGCACGCTCTGGCGATCGACCGGGTGACCTGGGTCGGCGAGCCCTTCTGCGCGGTCGTCGCCCGCAGCCGGGCCGAGGCGGAGGATGCGCTGGCCGCCATCCTCGTCGAGTTCGAGCCCCTGCCAGCCGTCGTCGACATGGAGACGGCTTTGGACCCCGAGACCCCGCCGATCCACGCCGCGCTCGGCGACAACCTCGCCTTCGAGCGCGTCCTCGACGTGGGCGAGGTCGATGCGGCCTTCCGCGGGGCGGCCGTGGTGGTCGAGGAGACCTACCGGTTCGGCCGGCACACCGGCGTCTGCCTGGAGCCCCGGGCGATCATGGCGGACTGGGCGGCGGCGGACGGGATGCTCACCGTCCACCATTCCTTCCAGGCGCCGCACATGATGCAGGACATCCTGTGCAAGCACCTCTCGCTTCCCGAGGGTGGGGTGCGGGTGATCTGCAAGGATGTCGGCGGCTCCTTCGGGATCAAGGTCCACATCTACCCCGACGAGATGGCGACCTGCGCGCTGGCGCTGATGCTGAAGCGCCCGGTGAAGTTCGTCGCCGACCGGCTGGAGAGCTTCCAGAGCGACATCCATGCCCGCGACCACCGGGTCACGGCCCGGATGGCCTTCTCGGCCGAGGGCGACATCCTCGCCCTCGACATGGACGACCTCACGGGGATCGGCCCCTACTCGGTCTATCCGCGCACCAGCGCGGTCGAGGCGAACCAGGTCGTGAACCTCACGGGCGGCCCCTACCGCCACCAGCATTACCGCGCCCGCGCCCGCGTCGTGCTCCAGAACAAGGCGCCGACCTGCCAGTACCGGGCGGTGGGCCACCCGATCGCCACCATGGTCGCCGAGGGGCTCGTCGATCTCGGCGCGGCGAAACTCGGGCTCGATCCGCTGGCGATCCGGGAGCGCAACGTCATCCCCGACGACGCCTACCCGTGCGCCGGCGTCTCCGGGATCAAGCTGGAGAAGCTCTCGCATCAGGCGGCGCTCGCCAAGCTCAAGGCGATGATGGACTATGACGGCCTGCGGGCCGAGCAGGCCAGGCTGCGCGCGAAGGGGATCCACCGGGGCATCGGGCTCGCGGCCTTCATCGAGATCACCAATCCCTCGGCGGCCTTCTACGGGGTCGGCGGAGCGCGCATCTCCTCGCAGGACGGATGCACGATCCGCCTCGACCCCCAGGGTGGGGTCGTCGCCTCGGTGAGCGTCACCGAGCAGGGTCAGGGCACGGAGGGCATCATCGCCCAGATCGTGGCGACCGCCGCGGGCGTGCCGATGGAGACGGTCCGCGTCATCTCGGGCGACACCCAGGCGACGCCCTATGGCGGCGGCACCTGGGCCTCCCGCGGCGCCGGCATCGGCGGCGAGGCGGCGTGGCAGGCGGGCAAGGCGCTGCGCGCCAACGTCCTCGCCGTGGCCGGCGCCATCCTCCAGGCCGATCCGGAGAGCCTCGACATCCGCGACGGCGCCGTGGTCGACAGGGACGCCGGGACCGAGCGCATGGCGCTCTCCGAGCTCGGCCGCATCGTCTACTTCCGGCCCGACACGCTCCCGCCGGGGGTGCAGCCGGAATTCGTGGCGACCCGCCACTACGTTCCGAAGGACTACCCCTTCGCCTTCACCAATGGGGTGCAGGCCTCCTACGTCGAGGTCGATACCGAGACGGGCTTCGTGAAGCTCCTCAAGCACTGGTGCGTCGAGGATTGCGGCACTGTCCTCAACCCGCTCCTCGTGGACGAGCAGATTCGCGGCGGCATCGTCCAGGGGATCGGCGGGGCGCTGTTCGAGCACTGCCTCTACGATGCGGAAGGTCAGCTCCTGAACGGCTCGATGGCCGACTACCTCGTGCCGATGGCCGTCGAGATGCCCGACATCGAGGTCGCCCACGTCGTCTCGGCGACGGCCTCCTCCGAGCTCGGCGCCAAGGGCGCGGGCGAGGCCGGCACCGCCGGCGCCCCGGCGGCGGTCGTCAACGCCATCAACGACGCTCTCCGCCCCTTCACGGCCAGGGTCTCCCGCCAGCCGGTGACGCCGGAGGTGATCCTGGAGGCGCTCGGCCTGATCTGA